In a genomic window of Mucilaginibacter sp. KACC 22063:
- a CDS encoding RagB/SusD family nutrient uptake outer membrane protein — translation MKKIFFGIVSLLSAVTIFTSCHKLDVPVNTELTPDVFPKTESQIVAASGPVYIALRSDFAGSYWFSQSLTTDEAVLAAFGGNWLDGNRYLELHRHTWTKDNAGVSALWYYASNLIGVVNQTVAVLKDLPASPAKTTTIAEIKTVRALAYYIMLDNFGNVPLDTLYGDKGLKPTTPRAKVFEFVEKELKTNLPNLSTTTGMTTYGRPTQYFAYSLLAKLYLNAQVYTGTPRYNDCIAACDQVINSGLYGIEAPANYMQMFSPTNGPGQKEFIFAIPYDASTNGGNMIYARYDLNRNLGIRYLYSGSTPGGFTDPIMNQSKGNGLANNMPSGPRMTTAQFYANFNDPNDVRNKQWLTGPQYWQDGTPIMVATTKSGYDQFYKGSDGGSTYVYPLVITPLVDNGSRLGATAFDLGNDEIAWNTGIRNIKYLPDYTNTINRNQSNDVPVIRYSDILLMKAEAILRGGTPTLGATALSLVNTLRANRTTSAALTAVTLDDIYAERCRELSWETWHRNDMIRFGKYEGTWGLGKNNSDTYRRLFPIPTSAFQTNNTLTQNPGYN, via the coding sequence ATGAAAAAGATATTTTTTGGAATTGTTAGCTTGCTGTCAGCAGTTACAATTTTTACATCGTGTCATAAACTGGATGTTCCTGTAAATACGGAACTAACACCGGATGTTTTTCCGAAAACAGAATCACAGATCGTAGCAGCATCTGGCCCGGTTTATATTGCATTACGAAGCGATTTTGCAGGCAGTTACTGGTTCTCGCAAAGCTTAACTACAGATGAAGCTGTTCTGGCAGCATTCGGCGGAAACTGGTTAGACGGTAACCGTTACCTGGAACTGCATCGCCATACCTGGACAAAGGATAATGCAGGTGTAAGTGCATTATGGTATTACGCATCTAACCTGATTGGCGTAGTTAATCAAACCGTGGCTGTATTAAAAGACCTGCCAGCAAGTCCGGCAAAAACGACTACAATTGCAGAAATAAAGACTGTACGTGCGCTTGCCTACTACATTATGCTGGATAACTTCGGTAACGTGCCGCTGGATACGCTATATGGTGATAAAGGCCTGAAACCGACTACGCCACGTGCCAAAGTATTTGAATTTGTAGAAAAAGAGTTAAAAACAAACCTTCCTAATCTGAGTACCACTACCGGTATGACAACTTACGGAAGGCCGACGCAATATTTTGCCTATTCATTACTGGCTAAATTGTACCTGAATGCGCAAGTTTATACCGGTACACCACGTTATAACGATTGTATCGCTGCCTGCGACCAGGTAATTAATTCTGGTCTGTATGGTATAGAAGCTCCTGCAAATTATATGCAAATGTTTTCTCCAACAAACGGGCCTGGCCAAAAGGAGTTCATCTTCGCAATTCCTTATGACGCCTCTACCAACGGCGGTAACATGATTTATGCGCGTTACGATCTGAACCGTAACCTGGGGATCAGGTACCTGTATTCAGGTTCTACGCCGGGTGGTTTCACCGATCCGATCATGAACCAAAGTAAGGGTAACGGTTTGGCGAACAACATGCCAAGCGGACCAAGGATGACAACTGCCCAGTTCTACGCGAACTTTAATGACCCTAATGATGTTCGTAACAAGCAATGGTTAACCGGGCCGCAATACTGGCAGGATGGTACACCTATTATGGTTGCAACAACCAAGTCAGGTTACGACCAGTTTTACAAAGGCAGTGATGGTGGCAGTACCTATGTTTATCCATTGGTGATTACACCTTTGGTTGATAATGGCTCAAGACTTGGCGCTACTGCGTTTGATTTGGGTAACGATGAAATTGCATGGAACACCGGTATCCGTAACATTAAATATTTACCAGATTATACCAATACCATTAACAGAAATCAGAGTAATGATGTTCCGGTTATCCGCTATTCAGATATTTTGCTGATGAAAGCTGAAGCCATTTTACGCGGTGGTACACCAACACTTGGTGCTACAGCACTATCATTGGTTAACACTTTGAGAGCTAATCGTACTACTTCTGCTGCATTAACTGCTGTTACTTTAGACGACATTTATGCAGAGCGTTGCCGCGAACTTTCATGGGAAACCTGGCACCGTAATGATATGATCCGTTTTGGAAAATATGAAGGTACCTGGGGATTAGGTAAAAACAACAGCGACACATACCGCAGGTTGTTCCCAATCCCTACTTCTGCATTCCAGACCAATAATACGCTTACGCAAAATCCGGGTTACAATTAA
- a CDS encoding acyltransferase family protein yields the protein MAEGAAVIQSAVKQPRLISLDALRGFDMFWIVSGEEIFHGFADVVKQKYGLVQNTIDWQIATNGRLSLLERIAVGISNQLHHSVWNGFTFYDLIFPLFIFIAGVSMPFSYKNITDPAVKRRRYMQLIKRTVLLIILGMVVNGALKFQGYEHTRFASVLGRIALSCFFAALIYLNCKLEWRIVWFAVILIGYWLLLTLVPVPGHGAGVLTKEGSLCSYIDQHFLPGKLHRTIYDPEGLLSTVPAIATALLGVFTGTFLLPGTKNITAVKKMLMMFGAGIMLILAGLAWNVIFPINKTLWTSSFTLYAGGWSLLLFACFYGIIDVAGIQKWCRPFVWIGTNSILIYLAAHGAVNFLSTSQFVFGGLVSMAPPIWERALLWIGVLIIQLILLRFLYLRKLFLKL from the coding sequence ATGGCAGAAGGCGCAGCCGTTATACAGTCAGCAGTAAAGCAACCGAGATTGATCTCGCTTGATGCGCTCCGCGGTTTCGATATGTTTTGGATCGTGAGCGGTGAGGAGATATTTCATGGTTTTGCAGATGTGGTGAAACAAAAATACGGCCTTGTTCAAAATACCATTGATTGGCAGATTGCAACCAACGGCCGTTTATCTCTCCTTGAACGTATCGCAGTAGGCATCAGCAACCAGTTGCATCACTCGGTGTGGAACGGGTTTACCTTTTACGATCTTATTTTCCCGCTTTTCATTTTTATTGCAGGCGTATCCATGCCTTTTTCCTATAAAAACATTACCGACCCGGCGGTTAAACGCCGCAGGTATATGCAACTGATCAAGCGCACAGTACTTCTCATTATTTTAGGCATGGTGGTTAACGGCGCGTTAAAGTTTCAGGGCTATGAGCATACTCGCTTTGCAAGTGTGCTTGGCCGTATTGCACTCAGTTGTTTTTTTGCCGCGCTGATCTATCTTAACTGCAAATTAGAGTGGCGGATCGTTTGGTTTGCCGTAATATTGATCGGCTATTGGCTGCTGCTAACCTTAGTCCCCGTACCGGGCCATGGTGCAGGTGTGCTGACGAAAGAAGGAAGTTTATGCTCTTATATCGACCAGCATTTTTTACCTGGTAAGTTACACCGTACAATATACGATCCTGAAGGGCTGTTATCTACTGTTCCTGCAATTGCCACTGCCTTGTTAGGGGTATTTACCGGAACATTTTTACTGCCCGGAACAAAGAACATAACTGCTGTGAAAAAGATGCTGATGATGTTTGGTGCCGGTATTATGCTGATTTTGGCCGGGCTGGCGTGGAATGTTATTTTCCCAATCAATAAAACCTTGTGGACCAGCTCTTTTACCCTGTACGCTGGGGGATGGAGCCTGTTGCTGTTTGCATGTTTCTACGGTATCATTGATGTTGCAGGGATCCAGAAATGGTGCCGCCCTTTTGTGTGGATCGGTACAAATTCTATTTTGATCTATCTGGCTGCACATGGTGCTGTAAACTTCTTATCCACATCGCAATTTGTCTTCGGAGGATTAGTAAGCATGGCACCGCCGATTTGGGAACGTGCGCTATTATGGATAGGTGTTTTAATAATCCAATTAATCTTACTCCGATTTTTATACCTTAGAAAACTATTCCTGAAATTATAA
- a CDS encoding sodium:solute symporter family transporter — MSKLQTADIIVFFVYFVIVATYGYYIYYKRRAKELDAQEYFLAEGSLTWWAIGASLIASNISAEHFIGMSGSGFALGLAISSYEWMSAAALIIVAVFIIPVYLKNRIFTMPQFLSRRYNDQVSTIMAIFWLLVYVFVNLTSILYLGALAISSISSISFEWCIIGLCVFSTIVTLAGMKVIGYTDVIQVLVLIIGGLVTTYLSLYLLAQNYGYGNNIIKALGVLRKEAPEHFHMIFKPTDKYYKDLPGISVLIGGMLVNNLAYWGCNQYIVQRALGADLPTARKGILFAAFLKLLVPVIAVLPGIVMYVLHSKGLFAAEMTEGGVVKPDHAYPTLMNLLPTGLKGVAFAALTAAIVASLAGKANSISTIFSLDIYRKYINKNQSEKKLVFTGRIAVVVAMIIGGLVAPALRSLDQAYQFIQEYVGFIAPGVLAIFLLGFYWKRTTAAAAMTGALFTIPFSTLLKFLPQWSKGAFPDYPFLDRMMIDFVVIVVLMVIISLAGSKKPDAEHQIEVDPSMFRVSRSFAVGAIIITGVLTALYTAFW; from the coding sequence ATGAGCAAATTACAAACCGCTGATATTATTGTCTTCTTTGTTTATTTTGTAATTGTAGCTACTTACGGCTACTACATCTATTATAAAAGGAGAGCAAAAGAACTGGATGCACAGGAATATTTCCTGGCAGAAGGTTCATTAACATGGTGGGCCATCGGTGCTTCGCTGATCGCTTCTAACATTTCTGCGGAACATTTTATTGGAATGTCGGGTTCGGGCTTTGCGCTGGGTCTAGCTATATCTTCCTACGAATGGATGTCAGCCGCAGCGCTGATCATTGTGGCCGTATTTATCATACCTGTTTATCTCAAGAACAGGATATTTACCATGCCACAGTTCCTATCGCGAAGATATAACGACCAGGTAAGCACCATTATGGCGATATTCTGGCTGTTGGTTTACGTTTTCGTTAACCTAACTTCTATCCTGTATTTAGGGGCGCTCGCGATATCTTCCATTTCATCCATTAGCTTTGAGTGGTGTATCATTGGTTTATGTGTGTTCTCTACTATTGTTACCCTTGCAGGGATGAAGGTGATCGGTTACACAGATGTAATCCAGGTGCTGGTATTAATTATCGGCGGTTTAGTAACTACTTATCTTTCACTGTACCTGTTAGCACAAAATTATGGCTACGGCAACAATATCATCAAAGCACTTGGTGTTTTAAGAAAGGAAGCGCCTGAACACTTCCACATGATCTTTAAGCCTACCGATAAATACTATAAAGACTTGCCGGGGATATCCGTTCTAATAGGGGGGATGTTGGTAAATAACCTGGCCTATTGGGGATGCAACCAGTACATTGTACAAAGGGCGCTTGGGGCTGACCTGCCAACCGCACGTAAGGGGATATTATTTGCCGCGTTTTTAAAACTGCTGGTGCCGGTTATCGCTGTGCTTCCGGGTATCGTAATGTACGTGCTTCACAGCAAAGGTCTATTTGCTGCGGAGATGACCGAAGGCGGAGTTGTAAAACCCGATCATGCTTATCCTACGCTGATGAACCTTTTGCCTACTGGTTTAAAAGGTGTTGCATTTGCCGCGCTTACTGCGGCTATTGTTGCTTCATTAGCGGGTAAAGCCAACAGTATTTCAACCATATTCTCGCTTGATATTTACCGGAAGTATATCAACAAAAATCAAAGCGAGAAGAAACTGGTATTTACCGGTCGTATTGCCGTGGTGGTTGCCATGATTATCGGCGGTTTGGTAGCACCGGCATTGCGCTCGCTTGACCAGGCTTATCAGTTTATACAAGAATATGTTGGCTTTATCGCACCGGGTGTATTAGCTATCTTCCTGTTAGGCTTTTACTGGAAACGTACCACTGCAGCCGCTGCCATGACCGGTGCGCTGTTCACTATCCCATTTTCTACATTGCTTAAATTCCTTCCGCAATGGAGTAAAGGCGCTTTCCCCGATTATCCTTTCCTTGATAGGATGATGATCGATTTTGTAGTGATCGTGGTATTAATGGTCATCATTAGTTTAGCCGGAAGCAAGAAACCAGATGCTGAACATCAGATAGAGGTAGATCCATCCATGTTCCGCGTTAGCCGCAGCTTCGCTGTAGGCGCCATCATCATTACCGGAGTACTCACTGCTTTATATACTGCCTTTTGGTAA
- a CDS encoding alpha-N-acetylglucosaminidase translates to MVIRKTLLVITIMLAAFAAKAQTSTQATAGLIKRLLPNHYRSFVIETTTAKSKDAFELESRNGKIVLKGNNGVALASALYYYLTEYCHCQVTWNGTNLKLPAKLPVVAKRVVKSTPYQLRYYLNYCTFNYSMSWWDWARWEKEIDWMALHGINMPLAITGEEYTWYLVYKDLGFTDEELKGFFTGPAYFSWFWMGNMDAWGGPLPLNWMKKHMALQKKIVDRERALGMKPVLPAFTGHVPASFKERFPNAKLKTTNWKNGFADTYILDSEDPLFARIGKLFLQKQTQLLGTDHYYSADTFNENEPPSDEPAYLEKLSARIYEGMRQADSKAVWVMQGWLFYSDRKFWKEAQTEALLKAVPNDKMIILDLATEIEPVWKRTNAFYGKPWIWNMLNNFGANTNLFGRLDAVATEPAAALKDPRSGKLTGIGLTMEGIEQNPVIYELLTDNTWRNEPINTKSWLKGYIRNRYGKDNAEAAKAWDILHKTVYSVPADKYIRDGAESIIQARPTLDSSSRWARTKLNYKDVDLLPAWEALIKASDDVQTSNGYQFDLVDVTRQVLANYALPLQQKMAAAYKRKDIDGFKKYSAQFLELIDDMDQLLATRKDFLLGKWVADARSWGITPKEKSLYEFNAKDLITLWGDKDCPLNEYACKQWSGLLSDFYKPRWEQFFTQLQLDMEGKKHFDETQFTTYIKDWEWKWVNARKDYPTTTKGNSVEKAKFLYEKYWKSVNNIYGE, encoded by the coding sequence ATGGTAATAAGAAAAACTTTATTAGTTATCACTATCATGCTTGCAGCATTTGCTGCAAAAGCACAAACATCTACACAAGCCACTGCGGGGCTGATCAAACGCTTATTGCCCAATCATTATCGCAGTTTTGTTATTGAAACAACAACAGCTAAAAGCAAAGATGCTTTTGAACTTGAAAGCCGCAACGGAAAGATCGTTTTAAAAGGAAATAATGGCGTAGCGTTAGCATCTGCGTTATATTATTATCTGACTGAATATTGCCACTGCCAGGTTACCTGGAACGGCACCAACTTAAAATTGCCTGCAAAATTACCGGTTGTAGCAAAACGTGTAGTTAAAAGTACGCCATACCAGCTGCGTTACTATCTGAACTACTGTACTTTTAATTACAGCATGAGCTGGTGGGACTGGGCGCGATGGGAAAAAGAAATAGACTGGATGGCGTTGCACGGCATTAATATGCCGCTGGCAATTACCGGCGAAGAATACACATGGTACCTGGTTTATAAAGATCTGGGTTTTACAGACGAGGAATTGAAAGGTTTCTTTACCGGTCCGGCTTATTTTTCGTGGTTCTGGATGGGAAATATGGATGCCTGGGGCGGCCCGCTTCCGTTGAACTGGATGAAGAAACACATGGCCCTTCAAAAGAAAATTGTTGATCGTGAGCGTGCATTAGGCATGAAGCCTGTGCTGCCGGCATTTACCGGGCACGTACCTGCGTCTTTTAAAGAGCGGTTCCCTAATGCCAAATTAAAAACTACCAATTGGAAGAATGGCTTTGCCGATACCTATATTCTTGATTCTGAAGATCCTTTATTCGCCCGCATCGGGAAATTATTCTTGCAAAAGCAAACACAATTATTAGGGACAGATCATTATTACTCTGCAGATACCTTTAACGAAAATGAACCGCCATCTGACGAACCTGCTTACTTGGAGAAATTAAGTGCGCGTATCTACGAGGGAATGCGGCAGGCAGATAGTAAGGCGGTATGGGTAATGCAGGGATGGCTTTTTTACAGTGATCGCAAATTCTGGAAAGAAGCACAAACCGAGGCCTTACTAAAGGCAGTGCCAAACGACAAGATGATCATACTGGATCTGGCTACAGAAATAGAACCGGTTTGGAAACGCACCAATGCTTTCTACGGTAAACCCTGGATATGGAACATGTTAAATAACTTTGGTGCGAATACCAACCTGTTTGGCCGCCTGGATGCGGTTGCTACCGAACCGGCTGCTGCACTTAAAGATCCGCGAAGCGGAAAGCTTACCGGTATTGGTTTAACCATGGAAGGTATAGAGCAGAACCCGGTTATTTATGAACTGCTAACGGATAATACCTGGCGCAACGAGCCAATTAATACGAAGTCATGGTTGAAAGGCTATATCCGTAACCGTTATGGAAAAGATAATGCCGAGGCCGCTAAAGCCTGGGACATACTCCATAAAACTGTTTATTCAGTGCCTGCAGACAAATATATCAGGGATGGTGCCGAATCTATCATACAGGCGCGCCCTACTTTGGATAGTTCATCACGTTGGGCCCGTACAAAATTGAATTATAAAGATGTTGATCTGCTGCCTGCATGGGAAGCTTTAATTAAAGCGTCTGATGATGTGCAGACGAGCAATGGTTACCAGTTTGATCTGGTAGATGTAACACGTCAAGTACTGGCAAATTATGCCCTGCCTTTGCAGCAGAAGATGGCGGCTGCCTATAAACGCAAAGACATTGATGGTTTTAAAAAATACAGCGCTCAGTTTCTGGAACTGATTGACGACATGGATCAATTGTTAGCCACCCGTAAAGACTTTTTGCTTGGCAAGTGGGTAGCAGATGCCAGAAGCTGGGGAATTACGCCGAAAGAAAAATCGCTTTACGAATTTAACGCAAAAGATTTGATCACCTTATGGGGCGATAAAGACTGCCCGTTAAACGAATATGCTTGTAAACAATGGAGTGGTTTACTTTCTGATTTCTACAAACCACGTTGGGAGCAGTTCTTTACGCAGCTTCAGCTGGATATGGAGGGTAAAAAGCATTTCGATGAAACCCAGTTCACCACGTATATTAAAGATTGGGAGTGGAAATGGGTAAACGCCAGGAAAGATTATCCAACCACTACAAAAGGGAATTCTGTTGAAAAGGCAAAGTTTTTGTACGAGAAATATTGGAAGAGCGTAAATAATATTTATGGCGAATAG
- a CDS encoding peptidase domain-containing ABC transporter, with the protein MIAAFYDIHVSISSLRELCNTSRLGTSIGDIIHAAEKTGLKGLAFKTTLSYLKSHHPFPCILHWRKNHYIVLYRIYKDRYIIGDPGHGIITLKETEFLEGWLHGHEKGIAVFFDRATPDTATANVVDQTATNSTLVQMMSYLKPYARSIGLLTLFICASSLISLVIPKTIQYMTDKGLAGKNLNIVWQILLLQFMLFGSLTLSNYLRNLIQTKLSTKLSVSIISSFLKKLLRLPISFFDTKNHADLYQRIDDHSKIESFLSTRLVSFIFSSVLVVCYTIQLLWLNRGMIILFVSATAISFLWFFMFMKKRKNLDYRRFGLAIEERHYLHDLISGMTEIKLNTAQEDKVEKWSELQNKLYTFKLASLKLNNLQQNGISIINQIKMLLVTFFCSYWVISGSISFGVMLSISYIVGQLASPVQEIMGFFRDYQDAKISFERLNEVQLKKDENISKPQSFPKEFRLGLNVKNLSFKYPGVHNRYILKNIDLFIPKGKITAIVGASGSGKTTLLKLLLAFYEPQQGNIVVDNQDLSLIDTDDYHKNCGVVMQDGFIYNTSIAQNVAMQEKDIDKKRVKFALETACLWDFVETLPQKYNTLLGTVGVSLSGGQKQRLLIARAVYRDPHFIFLDEATNALDANNEKAIMNNLEKFFIDKTVVVIAHRLSTVRNADQIIVLNNGEIDEIGTHHELTSYRGKYYELVKNQLELGQ; encoded by the coding sequence ATGATTGCTGCTTTCTATGATATACATGTATCTATAAGTAGTTTGCGTGAACTTTGTAATACTTCCCGTTTGGGTACAAGTATTGGAGATATCATTCATGCTGCTGAAAAAACCGGCTTGAAGGGATTAGCCTTTAAAACAACTCTCAGCTACTTAAAAAGCCATCATCCTTTCCCATGTATTTTACATTGGCGCAAAAATCACTACATCGTTTTGTATCGTATTTATAAGGATCGATACATTATAGGAGATCCCGGACATGGTATTATAACGCTCAAAGAAACAGAATTTCTGGAGGGATGGTTACATGGGCACGAGAAGGGTATTGCTGTTTTTTTTGACCGGGCAACACCAGATACAGCAACAGCAAATGTAGTCGATCAAACGGCAACCAACTCTACGCTGGTACAAATGATGTCATATTTAAAACCCTATGCCAGGTCAATAGGGTTACTTACACTTTTTATTTGTGCCTCCAGCTTAATTTCATTAGTTATTCCCAAAACCATTCAATATATGACCGATAAAGGGTTAGCCGGGAAAAACCTGAATATTGTTTGGCAAATCCTTCTTTTACAATTCATGTTGTTTGGCAGCCTTACACTTTCAAATTATCTTCGAAATTTAATTCAAACAAAGTTAAGTACAAAGCTAAGCGTTAGTATTATATCGTCTTTTTTAAAAAAGCTATTACGTCTACCTATTTCATTTTTTGATACTAAAAACCATGCAGATCTTTATCAACGGATAGATGACCATTCAAAAATCGAATCCTTTCTGTCAACAAGATTAGTATCCTTTATATTTTCCAGTGTATTGGTTGTCTGTTATACGATTCAATTATTGTGGCTAAACCGCGGTATGATCATCCTGTTTGTATCAGCCACAGCAATCTCTTTCCTCTGGTTTTTCATGTTTATGAAAAAACGTAAAAACCTGGACTATCGCAGGTTTGGGTTGGCAATAGAGGAACGCCACTATCTGCATGATTTAATATCAGGCATGACAGAAATTAAGCTTAATACTGCTCAGGAGGATAAAGTGGAAAAATGGTCGGAGTTGCAGAATAAGCTGTATACCTTCAAGTTAGCCAGCTTAAAACTTAACAATCTGCAACAAAACGGCATTAGTATCATCAATCAGATTAAAATGCTGCTGGTAACTTTTTTTTGTTCATACTGGGTTATTTCCGGTTCAATCAGTTTTGGTGTGATGTTAAGCATCAGTTATATTGTTGGTCAGCTTGCCAGTCCTGTTCAAGAAATTATGGGATTTTTCCGTGATTATCAGGACGCAAAAATTTCGTTTGAACGCCTAAATGAAGTTCAATTAAAAAAAGATGAAAACATCTCCAAGCCGCAATCTTTTCCCAAGGAGTTCAGATTAGGATTAAATGTAAAAAACCTTTCCTTCAAATACCCCGGAGTTCATAACCGATATATTTTAAAAAATATAGACTTGTTTATACCCAAGGGTAAAATTACAGCAATTGTAGGGGCAAGTGGAAGCGGTAAAACCACGTTACTTAAATTACTGCTTGCATTTTACGAACCCCAGCAAGGCAATATTGTCGTTGACAATCAAGACCTAAGCTTGATAGATACTGATGATTACCACAAAAACTGCGGTGTTGTAATGCAGGATGGATTTATATACAATACGTCTATTGCGCAAAACGTTGCTATGCAGGAGAAAGACATTGATAAGAAAAGAGTGAAGTTTGCTTTAGAAACGGCATGCCTATGGGATTTTGTGGAAACATTACCTCAAAAGTATAACACACTTCTTGGAACTGTAGGAGTAAGCTTAAGTGGCGGCCAGAAACAACGGCTTTTGATAGCCAGGGCCGTCTACCGCGACCCTCATTTCATTTTCCTGGATGAGGCTACTAATGCTTTGGATGCTAACAACGAAAAGGCGATCATGAATAACTTAGAAAAGTTTTTTATTGATAAAACTGTAGTTGTAATTGCACACAGACTAAGTACAGTAAGAAATGCTGATCAGATTATTGTATTAAATAATGGTGAGATCGATGAAATTGGGACTCACCATGAACTTACTTCGTACCGGGGTAAATATTATGAATTGGTAAAGAATCAATTAGAACTTGGTCAATAA
- a CDS encoding radical SAM protein, with amino-acid sequence MTDQVTSYVIKVASRCNLNCSYCYMYNLGDQTYLKQPKFMSIDTITALAQRLYSYCKRSDTKFIHIIFHGGEPLLLSKEYYSEFIHILRETCKEIELMFSMQTNGVTLDLDWYNFLNKAGIRIGISLDGPKPYHDEFRLFHNGKGSYDEVSKAIQLGKENELGGILMVINPKIPVNEFYKELKELEVRRLNLLFPDGHYDRLPDGFSAEQFGYDYYTPYADWLISLFNLWKADVNRPVIRLFETLIEMLAGNANRGNQGFGRTKNGVVVIETDGGIEVTDSLRACYEGITRNGYNVHHNEIDDLFTEDIFKIYYNSHDLVAEQCLNCPMLDICGGGFLGNRFANHNGFDNPTIYCKDIIRLVTHLRDDFISSLPAQTIKDLNIETHSYDDIVAGLKKSPEIRIDQEVKNQLTSFNQLIDL; translated from the coding sequence ATGACCGATCAAGTTACATCTTATGTGATCAAGGTAGCTAGCCGCTGTAACCTCAACTGTTCTTACTGCTATATGTATAATCTGGGCGATCAGACTTATCTGAAGCAACCTAAATTTATGTCAATAGATACGATTACAGCCTTAGCCCAACGCCTGTATTCGTACTGTAAACGTAGTGATACCAAGTTCATACATATTATCTTTCATGGTGGCGAACCTTTGTTATTAAGCAAAGAATATTACAGTGAGTTTATCCACATCCTCAGGGAAACCTGCAAAGAAATTGAACTTATGTTTTCTATGCAAACAAACGGTGTTACATTAGATCTGGACTGGTATAATTTTTTAAACAAGGCTGGTATCAGAATTGGGATCAGTTTGGACGGACCTAAACCATATCATGACGAGTTCCGACTCTTTCATAACGGCAAAGGCTCTTATGATGAAGTATCCAAAGCCATTCAATTAGGTAAGGAGAATGAACTTGGAGGTATACTAATGGTCATCAATCCTAAAATACCGGTTAATGAATTCTATAAAGAGCTAAAAGAACTGGAAGTCAGAAGACTTAATCTTTTATTTCCGGATGGCCATTACGATCGGTTGCCTGATGGATTTAGCGCCGAACAATTTGGATACGATTACTATACCCCTTATGCCGACTGGCTTATAAGCCTTTTTAATTTATGGAAAGCAGATGTTAACCGTCCTGTAATACGGCTATTTGAAACCTTAATCGAAATGCTTGCCGGAAATGCTAACCGGGGTAATCAGGGGTTTGGCCGAACGAAAAACGGGGTGGTCGTTATTGAAACAGATGGAGGTATTGAAGTGACTGATTCTCTTAGAGCCTGCTATGAAGGGATTACCCGAAACGGGTACAATGTGCATCATAACGAAATTGATGACCTTTTTACTGAAGATATATTTAAAATCTATTATAATTCACACGATCTGGTAGCAGAGCAATGCTTGAATTGTCCGATGCTGGATATCTGCGGCGGGGGTTTTTTAGGTAATCGTTTTGCTAATCATAATGGGTTTGACAACCCTACCATTTATTGCAAAGATATCATACGATTAGTCACTCATCTGAGAGATGATTTTATTTCAAGCCTACCTGCCCAAACAATAAAAGACCTAAATATTGAAACACACAGCTATGATGATATTGTTGCCGGCCTCAAAAAATCTCCTGAAATACGGATAGACCAGGAAGTTAAAAATCAGCTTACATCTTTTAATCAGCTTATTGACTTATGA